In Halobacteria archaeon AArc-dxtr1, the sequence ATGGTCTCGTAGATTCCCTGAATGATCGTACCATAGATGTCCAGTTGCTCCTGTTCGGCCGCGGCGTTGCCGATTCGGACGGGCGTCGAGTCGCGGTACCCCGAGAGGTGGTCGAGGAACTCCTCTCCGATCTCCGCCTCGCCGTGGAGACCGTACAGCGGCTGGATCTCCGCAGGCGTCTCGTGACCGATCTCCCGGAACCACTCGAAGTAGCTGTGGGCTTCCGCCGACTGGCCGACGCTGTGTAGCGCCTGGATGGTGAACTTCGCGTCTCGGATCCAGTTGTACCGGTAGTCCCAGTTGAGTTCTCCGCCGATCTCCTCGGGGAGGGAGGTCGTCGCGGCGGCCGGGATCGAGCCGGTCTCGTCGTGGATCAACAGCTTGAGCACGAGCGCAGAGCGCACTAAGACGTCGCTCCAGTCCTCCTCGTACTCGAAGAGATCCGCCGCCGACTCCTCGCAGCTGTCGAGCCACGCCCGCCAGTAGTCGACGGTATCCGCGAGTAGCTCCTCGTACTCGTCCGGACTTCCTGGCGCACCCTCGTACGCGCCGGCGGACGCTCCCCCAATTTCGTCGGCTCCCCGCTCGTCTGCCGTCCCGTACTGCAGTCGGAACCAGTAGGTCTCTCCCTCGTCGACGGTCACCGTCCCCGTCGCGACTTCGCCGTCGTCGATTTCGAGATCGGTCTCGAGATGAAGGGCGAGCGCGCTCCGGCCGTCGTCGTGGCCCAGTTCCGCTTCGCCGACCGTTTCTGATCCTCCTTCGTCGTCGGCGTCCGATCCATCTCGATCTGCCTCCGTCGCGACGATCACGCCCTCGTCCGGCTTGTCGAGGGTGGTCTCCGAGCGAGCGTAATCGAACCGTGGCTCGAAGACGACGTCCAGTTCGACGGCTCCCGAGACGCCCTCGACTTTGCGGTAGATCGCCTGCTGGAGGCGCTCGTTCGTCGATTCGCCGTTGTCGCCGTCGCGCTCTGAGATCTCGCGCTCTTCGTCGGCGCGGGTCGGCATGAAGTCCGTCACGACCACTGTCCCGTCGTCCGTCTCGAACGTCGTCTCTAAGACGTTCGTCCGGTCGACGTACTCGTGGCTCGACTCGAAGGGACCGCTGGGATGGATCGCGAACCGCCCCCCGTTCTCCGGATCGAGCATCGCCGCGAACACGCTTGGTGACTCGAGGTGCGGAACGCACCACCAGTCGACCGA encodes:
- a CDS encoding glycoside hydrolase family 15 protein; the encoded protein is MDDDFLPIDGYGVIGNDNRCALVGQNGSVDWWCVPHLESPSVFAAMLDPENGGRFAIHPSGPFESSHEYVDRTNVLETTFETDDGTVVVTDFMPTRADEEREISERDGDNGESTNERLQQAIYRKVEGVSGAVELDVVFEPRFDYARSETTLDKPDEGVIVATEADRDGSDADDEGGSETVGEAELGHDDGRSALALHLETDLEIDDGEVATGTVTVDEGETYWFRLQYGTADERGADEIGGASAGAYEGAPGSPDEYEELLADTVDYWRAWLDSCEESAADLFEYEEDWSDVLVRSALVLKLLIHDETGSIPAAATTSLPEEIGGELNWDYRYNWIRDAKFTIQALHSVGQSAEAHSYFEWFREIGHETPAEIQPLYGLHGEAEIGEEFLDHLSGYRDSTPVRIGNAAAEQEQLDIYGTIIQGIYETIRYENGLTDRDWESIRALANYVCEHWDEQDKSLWEFRDLHEHFVHAKLLCWVALDRAIRLAGQYERDAPIDRWETTRSTIRDTIEERGYNEEKGSFVQFFGAEDALDATALLIPLYDFLPADDERVQNTIDTIMEELTTDDGLVFRFGNSPARPREPGGFVLCSFWLVDALVLSGRLEEANEIFESLLEHTSDLGLLSEMIHADDGTFLGNFPQAFSHIGLINSAIYLASASDVDEFPPEALEGGAAAPLFKRHGSE